In Aerococcaceae bacterium zg-252, the genomic window GATTTTACTCTTTTTTATTGTGATAGCCTTTGATAAATTGTTTGTGCTATTTCATCAATTGTTTTTCAGAAATGATTTATGGTTATTTAATCCGAATACAGACCCAATCATTAATGTGCTGCCACAATCATTGTTTATGATGTATTTTGTTTTAGCGATTATTGTCTATGAAGTGATTGTGTGGCTATATCGTAAGAGTATTAAGTAGAGATAAATTCAGTAATGTGTAAATGAGATGACCGAGTGTTATCAAGATGATTAAAAAAATTGAGAAAGAAAGGTGTATTATGCTGAATGTTGGAACCATTGGGACTTCCTGGATTACAGAACAATTTATACAAGCATTGAAATTGACACGACGGTATCATATTAAAGGTGTCTATTCTAGGAATGCTAATAGTGCCCAAGACATTGCAACCTTTTATCATGCAGATTATTATACTGACCAGCTAAATAATTTATTGTATGACCCTGAAATTGATGTCATTTATATAGCGAGTCCGAATAGTTTGCATTTTGAACAAGCTATGGCAGCCATTCGTGCTGGCAAACATGTGATTGTTGAGAAACCTGCATTTTCTTCAGTAAGAGAATGGCATGAAGCACATGAATTTGCTAAAGAACAAGGTGTTAAAATATTTGAAGCAGCGCTGCATTATCATAGTCGCAATTATCGCCGTTTGCGACAGTTAGTGCGTAATTTACAAAAAGGGCATTCACATCCTTTCGTGGGAGCTAATTTCAATATCGGGCAGTATTCGTCTAAGTATGAACAATATGTTGATTCGATGAAAGGAAAAGTGGAAGAGCCGAATGTTTTTAATCTTGATTTTTCAGGGGGCTCGTTAATGGACATCGGTGTGTATCCATTATATGTGGCATTGGACTTGTTTGGTATGCCAGAAGCAGTGAATTATCATACAGTAAAGGGTGCGAATTTAGTTGATTTATTTGGAATGGCAATTTTGACGTATCATAAGTTCCAAGTGAATATTTTTATTTCAAAAGCAGTACATTCAGTGATGCCAAGTGAAATTTATTTTGATGATGAAACGATTGTTATCGAGGGAATTACACGAATTGCGAGTGTGCGACTGATTAATAAATCGGGTCAAGAGGCAAAAGTAATTGAGTATCGTCCAGAAAATGTGATGTACGATGAATTGATTGCATTTAGTGAAATCATTGAAGAACCGGATAATATGCAGCAACAAGTGCGGTATGAAGACTGGAAACAATTGAGTCTGCAAGTAGCACAAGTAATGGAACAATTACGTCATTCTGCTGGTATCTATCTAGGGTCTGAAGAAAATTATTTAGGCTAGATATTGATGCAGTGGGCGTAAGGGATAGTCGATAAGTTCAAGGAGAAAAATATGTTGGAACAATTAAATAGTGTGTTAAAGACACATTGGCAAAACAAAGGGTTTGAGTCCGCAACAGCGATTCAAACTTTATTATATCAGCCGATTCAAGACGGAAAGTCATTAGTTGCCATTTCACCGACAGGTTCGGGTAAGACATTGGCTTATTTATTGCCAATTTTATCAACGGTTCAAGCTGACCAAAGTTTACAGGTTATCATTTTGGCACCGTCACAAGAACTTGTCAAACAAATTAGTACCGTTGTTCAAGAATGGGGCGAATTACTAGGTATTCATTGCTTGCCTATTTTAGGAAATGCTAATTTGAAACGTCAATTGGAGGCTTTAAAAGAGCGACCAGAAGTGATTGTGGCAACGCCAGGAAGACTGCAAGAGATTGCACAACAGTCGAGAAAAGTGAAGTTTCATCAAGTGAAAACAATTGTATTAGATGAGGGTGACTATTTACTAGAAGATTCGCAAGAAGAAGCAGTGAATGCGATTGTGAAACGTTTGATGCGTGATGTGCAAAAAGTATGGGTTAGTGCTACTTATGGTCCGGCATTGCAACGTATCGTTGAAGAACAGGGATTAGCATTGTATCAGCAATCTGATGAAAATACGATGAATATTAAGCATGTTGCCATTTTGACGCAAAATCGTCAGAAAGGTCAGCAATTAAAACGTCTTGCTCAAGTTGAAGGAATGCAAGCTATTGTATTTTTTGAACAGGTGAGTGAATTAGAAACCATTGCAGCGAAACTGATTTTTGAAAATGTATCGGTTGGGTTACTGCATGGGCAATTGTCAAAAATGGAACGTGAACGTTCGATTACAGCGTTTAGAAATGGCGAATTAACGTATCTGTTGACCACAGATGTTGCAGCTCGAGGATTGGATATTGCTGATTTACCGGCAGTAATTCATTTCAATCGAGTATCTGATGTTCGGACTTATACACATCGTTCGGGAAGAACTGGACGTATGGGCAAACAGGGGATGGTTATTTCATTGGTCAATGAGCAAGAATTACGTGATTTGAATGAAATGCTCGTTTCAGAAATGATTGCATTGGAACCTTATACAACGTATAAAGGGGCTTTGATGTCGGAATTAGAGCGTAATCAGTTGCGTGACGAAGAGATAAATAAGCCAGTTAAAGTGGTTAAGAAAGCAACGAAAAAACGACCAGTGGTCACTACTAATGAAAAAGTAAAGAAAAAAAATCGCCGTCGTGATACTAAAAATAAAGGTAAGCGACGTCCTAAGCAATAGATAATGAATGGAGTGTGGCTGTACGTAGTGTTGGGCTCACTCTTTTTTATCGAAATTTGAATCATGCGAGGAGGTTATGTGCGTGAAATTATTAGTTATTGAAGATGAGTTAAGTTTAGCTGCTTTTATACAAAAGGAATTGATGTTTGAAGGGTACGAAACGCATGTGATTCATGACGGTAAGGAAGCATGGGAATATATCCAAACGCATCTTGAAGAAATTGATATTTTATTGTTGGATTGGATGTTACCAGGTTATGACGGTGTGACATTAGCTCGACGTATCCGAAAAATTAGTGTGATACCGATTATTATGATGACAGCACGTGACCAGACGCATGATATTATTATGGGATTAGATTCAGGTATTGATGATTATTTGACGAAACCATTTGATGTAGAAGTATTATTTGCTCGGATTCGTGTGATTGAGCGTCGTCTGCAAACGCAATCTAAAACACAATCGCAGCTGATTTATCAAGGATTGCTCTTGGATACAGCTAGACATCAAGTGTTAATCGATGATGTGACGATTGACTTGACACCAAAAGAATTTGGAATTTTATATGAATTGATGAAAGAACCAGAAGTGGTGAAAACACGTGATGATTTGTTGAATGCTATTTGGGGTTATGAGTATGACGGACAAACTAATGTGGTGGACGTTTATATACGTAATTTACGCAATAAATTGGGTGCAGACACCTATGGGCAATTACTAAAAACTGTTCGTGGTGTCGGATATGTTATGAGGAATGAAGATGCGTAAACCAATTCAATCTGTCAAAATTATTTTAGCCAAAAAATTGACTAAGATAATGGCACTTATTATTTTACTGACGAGTTTTGTATTTAGTAGTGTTGCATTGTTTAGTATTTATCGCTATATGGGTGAACAAGCTGAAACAATCGTGGAAGCAGTCGAAGTCGGTCAATCTTCAGGAGAAAATTGGTTGGCACTAATGAATGCGTATTTAGCACACGAAGACGACAATGTGATGATGATTGAGATGAAAGACGGTCGCCGTTATTTTTCTCGAGGTGCTAGAGAGACATTTCTTGCGTTAGCGTCTAAACGAAAGTGGGGGCATTTAGTTTTTCTTGAGCAGGGTGCTTACTATATTGTTCAAGATACAAATGATGATTACCGACTCAGTGTCGCTATTGAGGCGTCAGCGTTAATGACACTGTTTTGGCGATTGTTTTGGAGTACCTTATGTTTACTGATTGTATTAATGGTAGCTGGTGCAGGATATATTTACTGGAAATCACGTGACTGGAGTGAAGAAATGCTTGATTTAACTAATCGTATTAAGCAATTATCACCGTTGACAGACGAGCATTTACCAACAGATTATGCGATTGCTGAATTGAATGATATTGCGATTGCCTTTAATTCTTTACTACAAGCTCAACGGGCAGCCGTTTTGAGAGAGCAGACCTTTGTGGTTAATGCGTCGCATGATTTAAAAACACCGATTGCGGCGATACGAGGGCATGTTAATTTAATTAAACGACGTGGGGCAAAAAATCCTGAAATTATTGCTGAATCGCTTGATTATATTGACAATGAGTCGAAACGAATGGAACAATTAGTTCAGCAATTATTATCTTTAGCAAAAGCCGAAGTTGTACAGCCGAAACAAATGGAAGCATTAGGGCAATGGATTAAAGAAGAAGTGGTTCATTTGACTCGAAATGCGTCACAAACCATTCATATTCAAGTGGATGAAACAATCTATATGGAAACTTCATTGCACTATTGGCGTCCGATTGTGTCTAATTTGATTGAAAATGCTATTAATTATTCTAAATCGAGTGATATGATTATTATTCAATTTTATGAAGATGATAATCGTCTTTACTTTATTGTTTCGGATACAGGTGAGGGAATTCCGACAGATGAGAAAGAGCGTATTTTTGACCGTTTTTATCGTGGAGAGCATTCGCAGCGTCAAGGAAGTGGTATTGGTTTGTCGATTGTAAGGGCGATGACTGAACAATTGCATGGAACTATTTCAGTGAAAGATTATCAGCCAAAAGGTGTTTCGTTTGAAGTAGTGATTCCAAAATGAAGAAATCTTCATGTTATATTTATCAAAATGAAGAGCAACAAAATGCGTTCTACCATAAAATAGGATTATCAACTCAAACAGAGTAGAACAACGAGCGTCATTTTAGCGAGTTGGAAGTAAAGGAGAACGATAAATATGAAAAAATTAGTTTTAGCAGCGTTAATGACTGGAACATTCCTAATGCCAGTACCGAATGGTATGGCGCAAGAAGCGACAACACAAGCCGTAGCGAGCAGTAATGCTACGTTGAAAAC contains:
- a CDS encoding DEAD/DEAH box helicase, producing MLEQLNSVLKTHWQNKGFESATAIQTLLYQPIQDGKSLVAISPTGSGKTLAYLLPILSTVQADQSLQVIILAPSQELVKQISTVVQEWGELLGIHCLPILGNANLKRQLEALKERPEVIVATPGRLQEIAQQSRKVKFHQVKTIVLDEGDYLLEDSQEEAVNAIVKRLMRDVQKVWVSATYGPALQRIVEEQGLALYQQSDENTMNIKHVAILTQNRQKGQQLKRLAQVEGMQAIVFFEQVSELETIAAKLIFENVSVGLLHGQLSKMERERSITAFRNGELTYLLTTDVAARGLDIADLPAVIHFNRVSDVRTYTHRSGRTGRMGKQGMVISLVNEQELRDLNEMLVSEMIALEPYTTYKGALMSELERNQLRDEEINKPVKVVKKATKKRPVVTTNEKVKKKNRRRDTKNKGKRRPKQ
- a CDS encoding Gfo/Idh/MocA family oxidoreductase; translation: MLNVGTIGTSWITEQFIQALKLTRRYHIKGVYSRNANSAQDIATFYHADYYTDQLNNLLYDPEIDVIYIASPNSLHFEQAMAAIRAGKHVIVEKPAFSSVREWHEAHEFAKEQGVKIFEAALHYHSRNYRRLRQLVRNLQKGHSHPFVGANFNIGQYSSKYEQYVDSMKGKVEEPNVFNLDFSGGSLMDIGVYPLYVALDLFGMPEAVNYHTVKGANLVDLFGMAILTYHKFQVNIFISKAVHSVMPSEIYFDDETIVIEGITRIASVRLINKSGQEAKVIEYRPENVMYDELIAFSEIIEEPDNMQQQVRYEDWKQLSLQVAQVMEQLRHSAGIYLGSEENYLG
- a CDS encoding GHKL domain-containing protein — encoded protein: MRKPIQSVKIILAKKLTKIMALIILLTSFVFSSVALFSIYRYMGEQAETIVEAVEVGQSSGENWLALMNAYLAHEDDNVMMIEMKDGRRYFSRGARETFLALASKRKWGHLVFLEQGAYYIVQDTNDDYRLSVAIEASALMTLFWRLFWSTLCLLIVLMVAGAGYIYWKSRDWSEEMLDLTNRIKQLSPLTDEHLPTDYAIAELNDIAIAFNSLLQAQRAAVLREQTFVVNASHDLKTPIAAIRGHVNLIKRRGAKNPEIIAESLDYIDNESKRMEQLVQQLLSLAKAEVVQPKQMEALGQWIKEEVVHLTRNASQTIHIQVDETIYMETSLHYWRPIVSNLIENAINYSKSSDMIIIQFYEDDNRLYFIVSDTGEGIPTDEKERIFDRFYRGEHSQRQGSGIGLSIVRAMTEQLHGTISVKDYQPKGVSFEVVIPK
- a CDS encoding response regulator transcription factor, yielding MCVKLLVIEDELSLAAFIQKELMFEGYETHVIHDGKEAWEYIQTHLEEIDILLLDWMLPGYDGVTLARRIRKISVIPIIMMTARDQTHDIIMGLDSGIDDYLTKPFDVEVLFARIRVIERRLQTQSKTQSQLIYQGLLLDTARHQVLIDDVTIDLTPKEFGILYELMKEPEVVKTRDDLLNAIWGYEYDGQTNVVDVYIRNLRNKLGADTYGQLLKTVRGVGYVMRNEDA